In Hahella sp. KA22, one genomic interval encodes:
- the ybgF gene encoding tol-pal system protein YbgF — MSKKTIRKVTLLGVLACGVLSPLALAASSTTTPVLQVRPAQQPAPSAGGSAAEMLYMFEQMQQEVRELRGQVEELRHQVDQMKKQERERYIDLDRRILELQRQGTQARETRPPVAVDGPAPTTGVDASVTPTPGPASSSDESLELTPNKAPPSAAEQQEYDQAFDLIKRREYDKAVEALHAFIKKYPESELSANAYYWLGEVYLVIPKLEQARQAFVVVVGKYPEHRKAPDAMYKLGVTYHRLGDNAEAKKYLSQTVSRFPGTSSANLAKDYLRQVQ; from the coding sequence ATGTCTAAGAAAACTATTCGGAAGGTAACTCTCCTTGGCGTATTGGCGTGTGGAGTCTTGTCTCCATTGGCGTTGGCGGCTTCGTCAACGACAACGCCAGTGCTGCAAGTGCGCCCGGCGCAACAACCAGCCCCTTCTGCGGGCGGTTCTGCGGCGGAAATGCTCTACATGTTTGAGCAGATGCAACAGGAGGTGAGGGAGCTCAGAGGGCAAGTGGAAGAGCTCAGGCATCAGGTTGACCAGATGAAAAAGCAAGAGCGTGAGCGCTACATTGATCTGGATCGGCGAATATTGGAGTTGCAGCGTCAGGGGACTCAGGCGCGGGAAACCCGTCCCCCTGTCGCTGTTGACGGCCCTGCGCCAACGACAGGCGTGGATGCGTCGGTTACGCCGACGCCAGGTCCTGCGAGCAGTTCTGATGAGTCGCTGGAGTTGACTCCAAATAAAGCGCCTCCATCCGCTGCAGAGCAGCAGGAGTACGATCAGGCGTTTGATTTGATCAAGCGTCGAGAGTACGACAAAGCGGTGGAAGCCTTGCATGCTTTCATTAAAAAATATCCGGAATCGGAGCTCTCCGCCAATGCATATTATTGGTTGGGAGAAGTGTATTTGGTAATTCCCAAGCTTGAACAGGCGCGTCAGGCGTTTGTGGTCGTTGTGGGAAAGTATCCTGAGCACAGGAAGGCGCCGGATGCTATGTATAAGCTTGGCGTCACCTATCATCGTTTGGGTGATAATGCCGAAGCGAAGAAATATTTGAGTCAAACCGTAAGTCGTTTTCCAGGTACTTCTTCAGCAAATCTGGCGAAAGATTATTTAAGACAGGTGCAGTGA
- a CDS encoding sulfurtransferase TusA family protein — translation MSNQEAAVSTLDLRGLKCPMPLLKTKQKLNAMAAGEQLLVLTTDPGSQRDFSSYLQLSAHTLVESRVEEGEFHFLILRG, via the coding sequence ATGTCTAATCAGGAGGCGGCGGTCAGCACGCTTGATTTGAGGGGCTTGAAATGCCCGATGCCGTTGTTGAAGACCAAGCAGAAACTGAATGCGATGGCCGCTGGCGAGCAATTGCTGGTGTTGACGACAGATCCGGGGTCGCAAAGGGATTTTTCTTCCTATTTGCAACTTAGCGCGCACACTCTGGTGGAGAGCAGGGTGGAAGAGGGCGAGTTTCATTTCCTGATCTTACGCGGCTGA
- a CDS encoding M48 family metalloprotease, translating into MRKKYLIPLLFSLALPPVTYADESTLPELGDSSGAIITPAQEQALGQAWLRSLRSQLPTYADPLLTVYVRDLIYKLAPNSELQDHNLTTVVVDSNILNAFAVPGGVIGVNAGLFLYAQSEQEMAGVLAHEIAHLSQRHFARRLEESKMHTALNMAGILASVIIAATAGSDAGVAALASTQAYSIQEQLSYSRQNEQEADRLGLETLAASGMEPRAMSTMFEKMLRNNRYAQQFPEYLRTHPLTESRVSDTAARAANYPAGVYKEDPDYYIMQSRVLLHYAKNAEDAFNLFKAQATGGTENSRLAALYGQVISANKVERPQDAKEAMEQLLKVDSNRISIVIAYADWLAASKRNDEAIQVLKKHLQRNPGNYPLSMDLARLLNQQGDHKEAERLLRGLTSSYSAEPSLWYELAETHGLAGSIAELHQARAEYFYLTGNITKATQQLRQALSKSEGNYQRMAVIQKRMKDFAEAGKEFKF; encoded by the coding sequence ATGCGCAAAAAATACCTTATCCCATTACTGTTCAGCCTAGCTCTTCCCCCCGTCACTTACGCCGACGAATCCACGCTACCGGAGCTGGGAGATAGCAGCGGCGCAATCATTACGCCCGCCCAAGAGCAAGCGTTGGGACAAGCCTGGTTGCGCTCTCTGCGCTCACAGCTTCCTACGTACGCAGACCCGTTGCTAACAGTTTACGTGCGAGACCTGATTTATAAGCTGGCGCCCAACAGCGAGCTGCAAGACCACAACCTGACCACCGTAGTGGTCGACTCCAACATCCTGAACGCATTCGCCGTTCCTGGCGGCGTTATAGGCGTCAACGCCGGCTTGTTTTTATATGCCCAGAGCGAACAGGAAATGGCCGGCGTACTCGCTCACGAAATCGCCCACTTAAGCCAACGCCATTTCGCACGTCGCCTGGAAGAAAGCAAGATGCACACCGCCCTCAATATGGCGGGCATTCTGGCGAGCGTGATTATCGCCGCCACCGCCGGTTCAGATGCTGGCGTCGCAGCCTTAGCCTCAACACAGGCCTATTCGATACAGGAACAATTGAGCTATAGCAGACAGAACGAGCAGGAGGCGGACCGACTCGGCCTGGAGACGCTGGCAGCCAGCGGCATGGAGCCTCGCGCCATGTCCACCATGTTTGAAAAGATGCTCCGCAACAATCGCTACGCCCAGCAATTTCCCGAATACCTGCGCACTCACCCTCTCACAGAGAGTCGCGTGTCGGACACCGCCGCCAGAGCCGCCAATTACCCCGCCGGTGTTTACAAAGAGGACCCTGACTACTACATCATGCAAAGCCGCGTGCTTCTGCATTACGCCAAGAACGCCGAGGACGCCTTTAATCTTTTCAAGGCGCAAGCCACCGGCGGCACAGAAAATTCACGCCTGGCGGCGCTGTATGGACAGGTCATCAGCGCTAACAAAGTGGAACGCCCGCAGGACGCCAAAGAAGCGATGGAACAACTGCTGAAAGTAGACAGCAACCGGATATCCATTGTCATCGCCTATGCGGACTGGCTGGCGGCGAGCAAAAGAAACGATGAAGCCATTCAGGTGCTTAAAAAGCACCTGCAACGCAATCCTGGCAACTATCCGCTCAGCATGGATCTGGCTCGCCTTCTGAATCAGCAGGGGGATCACAAAGAGGCGGAACGCTTGCTGCGCGGATTAACCTCAAGTTACAGCGCCGAGCCCAGCCTCTGGTATGAACTGGCGGAAACCCATGGACTGGCAGGCTCAATCGCCGAGCTGCATCAAGCGCGGGCGGAATACTTCTATCTGACCGGAAATATCACCAAAGCGACGCAACAGTTACGCCAGGCGCTTAGCAAAAGTGAAGGGAACTATCAAAGAATGGCGGTCATCCAAAAACGGATGAAGGACTTTGCCGAGGCAGGAAAGGAATTTAAGTTTTAA
- the nadA gene encoding quinolinate synthase NadA encodes MSAISDRIFVQEHLAREHEASELSPEEAERLKAEIKELLVQEDAVLVAHYYTDPLLQALAEETGGCVADSLEMARFGNQHPASTLMVCGVRFMGETAKILNPEKTVLMPTLEATCSLDIGCPVEEFSAFCDEHKDRTVVVYANTSAAVKARADWVVTSSIALDIVEYLHERGEKIIWAPDKHLGGYVKNKTGADILLWDGSCIVHEEFKSKGLSDLKQLYPDAAVLVHPESPEAVVDMADVVGSTSQLINAVKNMSNEQFIVATDAGIFYKMQQMAPEKTLIEAPTAGNGATCRSCAHCPWMAMNGLENLRDVLISKRQEIIVEADLREKALIPLQRMLNFSKERQMAVKGNA; translated from the coding sequence ATGAGTGCTATAAGCGACCGAATTTTTGTTCAGGAGCATCTCGCTCGAGAGCACGAAGCCAGTGAATTAAGTCCGGAAGAAGCGGAGCGCCTGAAGGCGGAGATAAAAGAGTTGTTGGTGCAGGAAGATGCTGTGCTGGTGGCTCATTATTACACTGATCCTTTGCTGCAGGCGTTGGCGGAAGAGACCGGGGGTTGCGTTGCGGATTCTCTTGAGATGGCCCGTTTTGGCAATCAGCATCCAGCGTCCACTCTGATGGTGTGTGGCGTTCGTTTCATGGGGGAAACGGCGAAGATCCTTAACCCTGAAAAAACGGTTCTGATGCCCACTCTGGAGGCGACATGCTCGCTGGATATTGGTTGCCCCGTAGAAGAGTTCTCTGCGTTCTGTGATGAGCACAAGGACCGTACGGTAGTGGTGTACGCGAATACGTCCGCTGCGGTGAAGGCGCGCGCAGACTGGGTGGTCACATCCAGCATCGCCCTGGATATCGTCGAATATTTGCATGAGCGGGGCGAGAAGATCATATGGGCCCCTGACAAACATCTGGGCGGCTATGTGAAAAACAAGACTGGGGCGGATATCTTGCTGTGGGATGGCTCCTGTATCGTGCATGAGGAGTTCAAATCGAAAGGTTTGTCCGATCTCAAACAGCTCTATCCTGATGCTGCGGTATTGGTGCATCCTGAATCGCCGGAGGCTGTCGTGGATATGGCGGACGTTGTAGGTTCTACGTCGCAGTTGATCAATGCGGTCAAGAACATGTCGAACGAGCAATTCATCGTCGCTACCGATGCCGGCATTTTTTATAAGATGCAGCAAATGGCTCCGGAGAAAACGCTTATCGAGGCGCCGACGGCAGGCAATGGCGCCACATGTCGAAGCTGTGCGCACTGTCCCTGGATGGCGATGAACGGACTGGAGAATTTGCGTGACGTTCTGATCAGTAAGCGTCAGGAAATTATTGTGGAAGCGGATTTGCGGGAGAAGGCGCTTATCCCGCTGCAGCGGATGCTTAACTTCTCCAAAGAGCGCCAGATGGCCGTAAAAGGCAACGCGTAA
- the pal gene encoding peptidoglycan-associated lipoprotein Pal yields MNVLSIRNIFALVLVSFIAAGCTSTDTKPDETVGVVDQDGADAGGVGLGNGSGLSEEELAEQQRLAEQNAMTAEQDALREVRVFYFDFDKTIVKPESHMSLRAHAALLAANPAVKVVLNGYADERGTKEYNLALGERRAQAIERFLVVNGASDSQIETVSYGEEFPVDPSHNEAAWNKNRRVVIEYK; encoded by the coding sequence ATGAATGTACTGAGTATTCGTAATATTTTCGCGCTGGTGTTGGTCTCTTTTATTGCAGCAGGTTGTACTTCAACCGATACCAAACCAGACGAAACTGTTGGCGTAGTTGATCAAGACGGCGCTGACGCAGGCGGCGTTGGCCTGGGCAACGGTTCTGGTTTGTCTGAAGAAGAATTGGCTGAGCAGCAGCGTCTGGCTGAGCAAAACGCAATGACTGCAGAGCAAGACGCTCTGCGTGAAGTGCGCGTATTCTACTTCGATTTCGACAAAACTATCGTGAAGCCTGAGTCTCACATGTCTCTGCGCGCTCACGCAGCGTTGCTGGCGGCGAACCCTGCTGTAAAAGTAGTTCTGAACGGCTATGCGGATGAGCGTGGCACTAAAGAATACAACCTTGCGTTGGGCGAGCGTCGCGCGCAGGCGATTGAGCGTTTTCTGGTGGTCAATGGCGCCAGCGATAGCCAAATCGAAACTGTTAGCTACGGCGAAGAGTTCCCGGTTGATCCTTCTCACAACGAAGCAGCCTGGAACAAAAACCGTCGCGTAGTAATCGAGTACAAGTAA
- the tolA gene encoding cell envelope integrity protein TolA: MDSPGNQPKSGYIGPALFSVILHLGIAGLAFLGWSAHTPPTPVVPHMQAMVIDAETLKQMTKPQPKPAVKKEEPKREEEQKKQQDQEKQRQEELKRQEQAKQEAERKAAAEKKREQEAIALKKKQEEERKKKEEEKRQEDEKRKAEEKKQAEEKRKAEEERKKKEAERKKKEEEKRLAEQKQKELERQMKEAREKKRQEELKKAEELKMAQEAAEYERRLQEQLEAESSAQRQQRELTEVEKYKALIYSSLVQAWLQPPGEIKGLKAELQLQLLPTGELLSVKVVKSSGNSAFDQSAIGAANAVRKYSVPSDPSLFNREFRNVTIIFSPK; encoded by the coding sequence ATGGATAGCCCCGGTAATCAACCAAAAAGCGGATACATCGGTCCGGCGCTGTTTTCCGTTATCTTGCACTTGGGTATTGCGGGTCTGGCGTTTCTGGGCTGGTCCGCGCATACGCCCCCGACTCCTGTTGTCCCTCACATGCAGGCGATGGTGATTGACGCCGAAACGTTGAAGCAAATGACCAAGCCTCAGCCTAAACCTGCGGTCAAGAAAGAAGAACCAAAGCGGGAAGAAGAGCAAAAGAAGCAGCAAGATCAGGAAAAGCAGCGCCAGGAAGAATTGAAGCGCCAAGAACAGGCGAAGCAGGAAGCTGAGCGTAAGGCTGCGGCGGAAAAAAAGCGTGAACAAGAAGCCATTGCGTTGAAGAAAAAGCAGGAAGAGGAACGCAAGAAGAAAGAGGAAGAAAAACGTCAGGAAGACGAAAAGCGTAAAGCCGAAGAAAAGAAACAGGCTGAAGAAAAACGCAAGGCGGAAGAAGAGCGTAAAAAGAAAGAAGCTGAGCGAAAGAAAAAAGAGGAAGAGAAGCGCCTGGCCGAGCAAAAGCAAAAAGAGCTTGAGCGTCAGATGAAAGAGGCGCGTGAGAAGAAGCGCCAGGAAGAACTGAAGAAAGCGGAAGAGCTGAAAATGGCTCAGGAAGCGGCCGAGTATGAGCGTCGCTTGCAAGAGCAGCTTGAAGCGGAGAGTTCTGCTCAGCGGCAACAGCGTGAACTGACTGAAGTTGAGAAGTACAAAGCGCTGATTTATTCCTCTTTGGTTCAGGCTTGGCTGCAGCCTCCGGGGGAGATCAAAGGCTTGAAGGCGGAGCTACAGCTTCAGTTGTTGCCAACTGGAGAACTTTTGTCCGTCAAGGTTGTTAAATCTAGCGGCAATAGCGCTTTCGATCAGTCTGCGATTGGCGCCGCGAATGCGGTAAGAAAATATTCCGTACCCTCTGATCCCAGTTTGTTTAATCGGGAATTCAGAAACGTAACCATTATTTTTAGTCCCAAATAA
- the tolB gene encoding Tol-Pal system beta propeller repeat protein TolB: MKKHIFFTLVLLISGLARADLVIEIDKGSRAAIPVAVVPFANESGQPLAEDIGQIVTEDLKRSGDIEPLDRTKMLSIPSKAEEIYFRDWGLLGQRYLLVGGVQYDAPSQVYKVRYELYNVQSQQRVIGKIISGKSEQLRDLGHAIADAVYEAVTGIRGVFSTRIAYVTLEKSGSKNIYKLEVADADGRRSKLVYKSAMPIISPAWSPDGKKLAYVSFESQRPAIYVQDVASGVRTQVTSYKGLNSAPTWSPDGSKLAVTLSKDGNAELYVLDLRNNSLKRLTNHWAIDTEASWSPDGRTIAFTSDRGGGPQIYLMDASGGSPRRLTFEGRYNSRPRFSVDGKKVYYVHQRDGSFNVASLDLESGQDQILTQTEMDESPSVAPNGSMIIYATQKNGKGVLAVVGVNSGSKYTLPAQFGDVREPAWSPYISR; encoded by the coding sequence ATGAAAAAACATATTTTTTTTACACTGGTGTTATTGATAAGCGGGTTGGCGAGAGCTGATCTGGTCATTGAAATTGATAAAGGGAGTCGGGCCGCTATACCTGTGGCGGTGGTTCCATTCGCCAACGAGTCAGGGCAACCTTTGGCGGAAGATATCGGGCAAATTGTCACTGAGGATTTAAAGCGCTCTGGCGATATCGAGCCTTTGGATCGAACCAAAATGCTAAGTATTCCCAGCAAGGCTGAGGAAATTTATTTTCGCGATTGGGGATTGCTGGGACAGCGTTACCTGTTGGTTGGTGGGGTTCAATACGATGCGCCATCGCAGGTCTATAAGGTGCGCTATGAACTCTACAACGTTCAATCGCAGCAACGAGTAATCGGAAAGATCATCAGTGGAAAAAGTGAGCAGCTGAGAGATTTGGGGCACGCTATTGCGGATGCCGTATACGAAGCGGTGACAGGAATTCGCGGAGTTTTTTCCACGCGTATCGCCTACGTCACTTTAGAGAAAAGCGGTTCCAAAAATATCTATAAGCTGGAAGTGGCGGATGCAGATGGGCGTCGCTCAAAGCTGGTTTACAAGTCGGCAATGCCTATTATTTCTCCTGCCTGGTCTCCCGATGGTAAAAAGTTGGCGTATGTCTCTTTTGAATCTCAGCGCCCAGCTATTTATGTGCAGGACGTCGCCAGCGGTGTGCGGACGCAGGTAACGTCTTATAAAGGTCTGAATAGCGCTCCAACCTGGTCTCCAGACGGAAGCAAACTGGCGGTGACTTTGTCGAAAGACGGCAATGCCGAACTTTATGTGCTGGACCTGCGTAATAATTCCCTGAAGCGATTGACCAATCACTGGGCGATCGATACTGAAGCATCCTGGTCTCCTGACGGCAGAACTATTGCCTTTACTTCGGATCGCGGCGGCGGCCCGCAAATTTACTTGATGGATGCTTCTGGCGGCTCTCCCCGCAGATTGACCTTCGAAGGTCGCTATAATTCACGTCCTCGTTTTAGCGTTGACGGCAAGAAGGTCTATTATGTTCATCAACGTGACGGTTCATTCAATGTGGCGTCACTGGATTTGGAGTCAGGACAGGATCAGATTTTGACGCAAACCGAAATGGATGAATCTCCAAGTGTCGCGCCCAATGGAAGTATGATAATTTATGCAACCCAGAAAAACGGTAAGGGCGTATTGGCGGTTGTAGGAGTGAATTCCGGATCGAAGTATACCCTGCCGGCCCAGTTTGGCGACGTGCGGGAACCGGCCTGGTCCCCGTATATTTCAAGATAA